In the genome of Montipora foliosa isolate CH-2021 chromosome 3, ASM3666993v2, whole genome shotgun sequence, one region contains:
- the LOC137996113 gene encoding D-inositol 3-phosphate glycosyltransferase-like produces MASAPWQQHHEFGPNNKLQVTILASEWGSSKGGLSTINRELAIQLAKFPEVQITYFLPKCSEEDRKVALSHGINILEGTPRPGFEELDWLSFPPTHLEIDVIVGHGVKLGRQARVIREHYKCVWFQVVHTDPEELGMFKSYENPILKGEEMYNDEVELCKMANFVVGVGPKLAEAFRNYLRSCQKDQDVFELTPGIIGEFVSMIQIYREQKHFTVLVFGRGDAEDFELKGFDVAARSVAALPDTRLVFVGASDGKQQEIANRLLECGIPKNRLRVRCQTREDLKRLFCEVDLVLMPSRTEGFGLTGLEALSAGLPVLVSKNSGFGEALDYVPFGPSFVIDSEDPNVWTAAIKAIWNKNRQTRLYEVENLRNSYGTKYSWSEQCKYLLKKMINAVNGMN; encoded by the coding sequence ATGGCATCAGCCCCATGGCAGCAACATCACGAATTTGGCCCCAACAATAAACTTCAAGTCACCATTTTGGCTTCTGAGTGGGGATCCAGTAAAGGCGGACTTTCCACAATCAACAGAGAGTTGGCCATACAGCTGGCCAAATTCCCAGAAGTCCAAATCACATACTTTTTACCAAAATGCTCTGAGGAGGATAGGAAAGTAGCTCTCAGCCATGGCATAAACATTCTTGAGGGAACACCACGGCCTGGGTTTGAAGAACTGGATTGGCTAAGCTTTCCCCCAACACATTTGGAGATTGATGTAATTGTTGGTCATGGTGTGAAACTCGGTCGTCAAGCACGAGTTATTCGTGAGCATTACAAATGCGTGTGGTTTCAAGTAGTACACACTGACCCCGAGGAACTAGGCATGTTCAAATCTTACGAGAATCCAATCTTAAAGGGTGAAGAAATGTACAATGATGAAGTAGAGCTGTGCAAAATGGCTAATTTCGTTGTAGGAGTCGGGCCCAAGCTGGCAGAGGCCTTTCGCAACTATCTCCGCAGTTGTCAAAAAGATCAAGATGTTTTCGAGCTCACTCCCGGTATTATTGGTGAATTTGTCAGTATGATACAAATTTATAGGGAACAAAAGCATTTCACAGTTCTGGTGTTCGGTCGCGGAGATGCTGAAGACTTTGAGTTAAAAGGATTTGACGTTGCAGCAAGATCTGTTGCGGCATTACCTGACACTCGTCTAGTGTTTGTAGGAGCATCCGATGGAAAACAGCAGGAGATCGCAAATCGACTACTTGAATGCGGTATTCCTAAAAATCGCCTTAGGGTGAGATGCCAAACCCGAGAAGATTTGAAGCGATTATTCTGTGAGGTGGATCTTGTACTCATGCCCTCTAGAACAGAAGGGTTTGGTTTGACAGGTCTGGAGGCTCTGTCAGCTGGGCTACCTGTGCTCGTCAGCAAGAACTCTGGGTTTGGAGAAGCCCTGGACTATGTACCGTTTGGTCCTTCATTTGTTATTGACTCTGAGGATCCCAATGTGTGGACAGCAGCTATCAAGGCGATCTGGAACAAAAACAGGCAGACACGGCTTTATGAGGTTGAGAATTTGCGTAACTCCTATGGAACGAAATATAGCTGGTCTGAGCAGTGCAAATATCTTCTCAAAAAGATGATCAACGCAGTAAATGGTATGAATTAA